A part of Vigna radiata var. radiata cultivar VC1973A unplaced genomic scaffold, Vradiata_ver6 scaffold_349, whole genome shotgun sequence genomic DNA contains:
- the LOC106778745 gene encoding probable pectate lyase P59 produces MEPTKFSLLFFYVIFLAILPTLKANIGDMDHVWHRRMKEAREAAKKAYKPNPMKVTAEFNTKVMRALKGSNSTRRDLSDSKCKPANPIDQCWRCDLNWDKNRKKLADCVMGFAHGTTGGKDGKIYVVNDNSDDDLVDPKQGTLRYAVTRPEPLWITFSKSMNIKLKGELLITSNKTIDARGANVHIKDGAQITIQYVNNVIIHGLHIHDIKPVKGGLIRDSITHYGVRATSDGDGISVFGSTHVWLDHLSMTNCADGLIDVVSASTAVTISNCHFVKHNDVLLFGATDSFSGDKVMQVTLAFNHFGKGLVQRMPRCRWGFFHIVNNDYTHWLMYAVGGSQQPTIISQGNRFVAPEDRNAKEVTKRTETSSIGWKNWNWRSEGDLFVNGAFFVESGKKVAQPPKTDVKAQSAQSVATLTKDAGPIKCVPNKAC; encoded by the exons ATGGAACCTACCAAGTTCAGTTTGCTCTTCTTTTACGTGATTTTTCTTGCAATACTCCCCACCCTTAAGGCTAACATAGGTGACATGGACCATGTCTGGCATAGGCGAATGAAGGAAGCAAGGGAAGCTGCAAAAAAGGCATACAAGCCAAACCCCATGAAAGTTACCGCTGAATTCAATACAAAAGTCATGAG AGCGTTGAAAGGCTCCAACAGCACGAGAAGGGACTTGAGCGATAGTAAATGCAAGCCGGCAAACCCAATTGACCAATGTTGGAGATGTGACCTAAATTGGGATAAAAACCGAAAGAAGCTTGCAGATTGTGTAATGGGGTTTGCCCACGGCACAACCGGAGGCAAAGATGGGAAAATCTACGTGGTAAACGACAATTCCGACGACGACCTAGTGGACCCTAAACAAGGAACATTGAGATATGCGGTTACTCGGCCAGAGCCACTGTGGATCACTTTTTCGAAAAGCATGAACATTAAGCTGAAAGGAGAGCTTCTGATAACGTCGAACAAGACCATCGATGCACGTGGTGCCAATGTGCACATTAAAGATGGTGCCCAGATAACGATCCAGTACGTGAACAACGTTATCATTCACGGATTGCACATCCACGACATTAAGCCAGTTAAAGGTGGACTTATAAGGGATTCCATCACCCACTACGGCGTTCGCGCCACCAGTGACGGCGACGGGATTTCCGTCTTTGGATCCACACATGTTTGGCTTGATCATCTTTCCATGACCAATTGCGCTGATGGCCTCATCGATGTCGTTAGTGCGTCAACTGCCGTTACCATCTCCAACTGCCATTTTGTCAAACACAACGAC GTTTTGTTATTCGGCGCCACTGATAGCTTCTCAGGAGATAAAGTGATGCAGGTGACTTTGGCTTTTAACCATTTCGGCAAAGGATTGGTTCAGAGAATGCCGAGGTGCAGATGGGGCTTCTTTCATATTGTTAACAACGACTACACTCACTGGCTAATGTACGCCGTAGGTGGCAGCCAGCAACCCACCATCATCAGCCAGGGTAACCGTTTTGTCGCTCCGGAAGACAGAAATGCAAAAGAA GTGACAAAAAGGACCGAGACAAGTTCAATTGGGTGGAAGAATTGGAATTGGAGATCGGAGGGTGATTTATTCGTGAATGGAGCCTTCTTCGTGGAGTCAGGGAAAAAGGTTGCACAGCCTCCCAAGACAGACGTGAAAGCACAATCTGCGCAGTCCGTGGCTACTCTGACTAAAGATGCAGGTCCTATAAAATGTGTTCCAAACAAGGCCTGCTGA